In Cystobacter fuscus DSM 2262, one DNA window encodes the following:
- a CDS encoding SPFH domain-containing protein codes for MFLMGILMGATVYGAYVLSRCFFRVEEGHLSVLTALGAARTESDGKTLRTWGPGLHRKLPWEKAHDIPMMEQALELAGEKGGQTAMTGDGTVLRFDSTLRYVPVRDSLGHFLFGLRAPVEHITGLFSCLLRNEIANFHAPAAGPETVSGALAATHQTGENSYALIRRERRLLSQRIEAFCHKEIGRKYGVQFVGVDLTDVLPPDELDSALNAVIAAQNESDAAYARAGAECQQRVLAAARGVEIARARAAATETEILKLGEFLSELDRQNTLHLYVSRRRSEVMSESRTVYLKGQ; via the coding sequence ATGTTCTTGATGGGAATCCTGATGGGCGCGACGGTCTACGGCGCCTATGTGCTGTCCCGCTGCTTCTTCCGCGTGGAGGAGGGACACCTGTCGGTGCTCACCGCTCTCGGCGCGGCGCGGACCGAGTCGGATGGCAAGACGCTGCGCACCTGGGGGCCAGGGCTGCACCGCAAGCTGCCCTGGGAGAAGGCGCATGACATCCCCATGATGGAGCAGGCGCTGGAACTGGCCGGCGAGAAGGGGGGCCAGACGGCCATGACGGGAGATGGCACGGTGCTGCGCTTCGACAGCACCCTGCGCTACGTGCCCGTGCGCGACAGCCTGGGCCACTTCCTCTTCGGCCTGCGCGCGCCGGTGGAGCACATCACCGGGCTGTTCTCCTGCCTGTTGCGCAACGAGATCGCCAACTTCCACGCCCCCGCCGCGGGTCCGGAGACGGTGAGCGGCGCGCTGGCCGCGACGCACCAGACGGGTGAGAACTCCTACGCGCTCATCCGCCGCGAGCGCCGGCTGCTCAGCCAGCGCATCGAGGCGTTCTGCCACAAGGAGATCGGCCGCAAGTACGGCGTGCAGTTCGTCGGCGTGGACCTCACGGACGTGCTGCCGCCGGACGAGCTGGACAGCGCGCTCAACGCCGTCATCGCCGCGCAGAACGAGTCGGACGCGGCCTATGCGCGCGCCGGAGCGGAGTGCCAGCAGCGCGTGCTCGCCGCCGCGCGCGGCGTGGAGATCGCCCGGGCGCGTGCCGCGGCGACCGAGACGGAAATCCTCAAGCTGGGCGAGTTCCTCTCGGAGCTCGACCGGCAGAACACCCTCCACCTCTACGTGTCGCGCCGCCGGTCCGAGGTCATGTCCGAGTCGCGCACCGTCTACCTCAAGGGACAATAA
- a CDS encoding patatin-like phospholipase family protein, which yields MSSIVLNRREPAPTESPGIPLPSISFAGCAWLISYHLGVIDVAREVCDLSRTTFLGASSGSLAAILAAAEIKTADALDFIITMVRDAEPRWLGPFGRMSQTVTAGLRRLMPEDAYLRVRGRVHISVTRLPTLRNLLLPERELRSNEELLRIALASCYIPLYYERPVFYGGFPALDGGASNNLPQLDAHTVLVSPIPSFQRKRFDIFPKEEPPLITALLPRVTIVERLFEQGREDGLEFFTTTLAARARPE from the coding sequence ATGAGCAGCATCGTCCTGAACAGGAGAGAGCCTGCGCCAACGGAGTCCCCGGGCATTCCGCTGCCGTCCATTTCCTTCGCCGGGTGCGCGTGGCTCATCTCGTACCATCTCGGCGTCATCGATGTGGCGCGCGAGGTGTGCGACCTGTCGCGGACGACGTTCCTGGGGGCCTCCTCTGGAAGCCTGGCGGCGATCCTGGCGGCCGCGGAAATCAAGACGGCGGACGCACTGGACTTCATCATCACGATGGTGCGAGACGCGGAGCCGAGGTGGTTGGGACCCTTCGGGCGGATGAGCCAGACGGTGACCGCGGGCCTGCGGCGGCTGATGCCCGAGGACGCCTATCTGCGCGTGCGGGGGCGGGTCCACATCTCGGTGACCCGCCTGCCGACCCTGCGCAACCTGCTGCTGCCAGAGCGCGAACTCCGCTCGAACGAGGAGCTGCTCCGCATCGCGCTCGCGTCCTGCTACATCCCCCTGTACTACGAACGGCCCGTCTTCTACGGCGGCTTTCCCGCGCTGGACGGAGGGGCCTCGAACAACTTGCCCCAACTGGATGCCCACACGGTTCTGGTCTCCCCTATACCTTCCTTCCAGCGCAAGCGGTTCGACATCTTCCCCAAGGAGGAGCCACCGCTGATCACCGCGCTCCTTCCTCGGGTGACGATCGTCGAGCGCTTGTTCGAGCAAGGCCGCGAGGATGGGCTGGAGTTCTTCACGACGACGCTCGCGGCGCGTGCGCGCCCCGAATGA
- a CDS encoding DUF6310 domain-containing protein: protein MGGRSRRVRGPAAGGFEGLAAAHGGTEAQPRAAKTPAREPAPRKQPATALTQEEDDPRCKPIPLPRHRGGHDPHNECADKMPGNTFPGGDVYVNGKNFDALQLATRTLWEVKTDDFEEQPPRSQQFFVEMKLPEIQRERRLAEECGFKFVVGVRSEAHKAALFRADPSLDIVVMNWR, encoded by the coding sequence GTGGGTGGACGCTCAAGGAGAGTACGAGGCCCGGCTGCGGGAGGTTTCGAAGGCCTCGCGGCAGCTCATGGTGGAACGGAGGCTCAGCCTCGTGCGGCGAAAACACCGGCCCGGGAGCCGGCACCGCGAAAGCAGCCCGCGACCGCCCTCACCCAGGAAGAAGACGACCCAAGATGCAAGCCCATCCCCTTGCCGCGCCACCGTGGCGGGCATGACCCGCACAACGAATGCGCCGACAAGATGCCGGGCAACACCTTCCCGGGTGGGGATGTGTATGTGAATGGGAAAAACTTCGACGCGCTGCAGCTGGCCACGCGCACGCTCTGGGAGGTCAAAACGGATGACTTCGAGGAACAACCGCCTCGCTCGCAGCAGTTCTTCGTTGAAATGAAGTTGCCGGAAATACAGCGAGAGCGAAGGCTTGCCGAGGAATGTGGCTTTAAATTTGTCGTCGGCGTTCGTAGCGAAGCACATAAGGCAGCTCTGTTCCGAGCAGACCCCAGTCTCGATATAGTAGTCATGAACTGGCGTTGA
- a CDS encoding DUF5953 family protein, which translates to MSDAKKSLTLNIYAPSLMNRDERRLAIVHGMERAFPGLRLGWTMSKEEGLVSLPQRDEWVERERTDGDFPFLCNDDDNHVVTLGGWEIPAGRYPGAQPQLQIHAMLPLEEAAIAAAKGVLAGVAEGAQALWGHITPGNVMLVIAEQMGPKMYGPPKPPRGLPALKLPNAIPAPEIPHCLGWLNYWSDAASQTIGFPDPARDEELLSRARRTPSGGWVVPLTDAPLDLDNPAHLEALKRAYERFPEIGGRAAS; encoded by the coding sequence ATGTCAGACGCAAAAAAATCCCTCACCCTCAATATCTACGCACCTTCACTCATGAATCGTGATGAGCGCAGACTTGCCATCGTTCATGGGATGGAACGAGCTTTCCCTGGTTTGCGCCTTGGATGGACGATGTCCAAGGAGGAAGGACTCGTTTCCCTGCCCCAACGAGATGAATGGGTCGAGAGAGAGAGAACAGATGGGGATTTTCCATTTCTCTGTAATGACGATGACAACCATGTCGTGACACTAGGCGGATGGGAAATCCCGGCGGGCCGTTATCCGGGCGCCCAGCCGCAGCTTCAAATCCATGCGATGTTGCCGCTGGAAGAAGCCGCTATCGCCGCCGCGAAAGGTGTATTGGCAGGTGTGGCAGAGGGTGCACAGGCTTTGTGGGGGCACATAACACCGGGAAATGTGATGCTCGTCATTGCGGAGCAGATGGGGCCGAAGATGTATGGGCCACCAAAGCCACCACGGGGGTTGCCAGCGCTCAAGCTCCCAAACGCCATCCCCGCGCCCGAGATTCCACATTGTCTCGGGTGGCTGAACTACTGGTCTGACGCTGCCTCACAGACCATCGGGTTCCCGGATCCCGCCCGCGACGAGGAACTGCTCTCGCGGGCGCGGCGCACGCCATCGGGCGGGTGGGTCGTGCCGCTCACGGATGCGCCGCTCGACCTGGACAACCCCGCCCACCTGGAAGCGCTCAAACGGGCCTACGAGCGCTTCCCGGAGATCGGCGGACGCGCAGCCTCTTGA
- a CDS encoding SPFH domain-containing protein, with product MNSSQLLQLIGGIVAGLCTLPFLIGLGKLFGLQVEDEETVLVTRFGKLEKTLNKPGWHWVPERVLPWVRTFPVSRARDFRDITNIQVNDARGTTVIVDLWLEFRVADPARALFGVADWDKSLRALVTHAALSILGNRSFEHILCDRSELGEKVRQDIQDETQRWGLEVERVLIRNVSLRPEVAQQVFDTLSARLERATAEVEEEGRQRVALLDAQTSAQVAALVAEAKGQYPAAVGRAFTVLGKQSRVLHAYNELYSLSQVRPHRTVAFHGFEGDALRAVDAAMLPTTTNGSQELEVPALRPNGDERKVEA from the coding sequence ATGAACTCGAGCCAACTGCTTCAACTCATCGGCGGTATCGTCGCGGGCCTGTGCACCCTCCCCTTCCTGATTGGACTGGGGAAGCTCTTCGGCCTCCAGGTGGAGGACGAGGAGACGGTGCTCGTCACGCGCTTTGGCAAGCTGGAGAAGACGCTGAACAAGCCGGGCTGGCACTGGGTGCCCGAGCGCGTGCTGCCCTGGGTGCGCACGTTCCCGGTGAGCCGGGCGCGCGACTTCCGCGACATCACCAACATCCAGGTCAACGACGCGCGCGGCACCACGGTCATCGTGGACCTGTGGCTGGAGTTCCGCGTGGCGGATCCGGCGCGCGCGCTCTTCGGGGTGGCGGACTGGGACAAGTCGCTCCGGGCGCTCGTCACCCACGCGGCGCTGTCCATCCTCGGCAACCGCTCGTTCGAGCACATCCTGTGTGACCGCAGCGAGCTGGGCGAGAAGGTGCGCCAGGACATCCAGGACGAGACGCAGCGCTGGGGCCTGGAAGTGGAGCGGGTGCTCATCCGCAACGTGAGCCTGCGCCCCGAGGTGGCCCAGCAGGTGTTCGACACGCTGTCGGCGCGGCTCGAGCGCGCCACGGCGGAGGTGGAGGAGGAGGGACGCCAGCGCGTGGCGCTCCTGGACGCGCAGACGAGCGCCCAGGTGGCGGCGCTGGTGGCCGAGGCCAAGGGCCAGTACCCGGCGGCGGTGGGCCGTGCCTTCACGGTGCTGGGCAAGCAGTCGCGGGTGCTCCACGCCTACAACGAGCTGTACTCGCTCTCCCAGGTGCGCCCGCACCGCACCGTGGCCTTCCACGGCTTCGAGGGCGACGCGCTCCGGGCCGTCGACGCGGCGATGCTCCCCACCACCACCAATGGCTCTCAGGAGCTGGAAGTCCCGGCGCTGCGCCCCAACGGGGACGAGCGCAAGGTCGAGGCCTGA
- a CDS encoding trifunctional serine/threonine-protein kinase/ATP-binding protein/sensor histidine kinase: protein MLNLPGYTLRRPVRATDSNLLFQAVREADGASVIIKTPVGPCAGPREDERYRREHNILRRLLGVRGVTRPHGCERVNGRPVLVLEEVQGVALSEAVGQPFELTRFLELAVCLTSTLAEIHLRGVIHKDIKPSNIIVMPSGEPRIIDFGAATLQRTEHVDAAPTHLIEGTLAYMSPEQTGRMNRVVDYRTDFYSLGVTFYELLTGVRPFQGRDALEWFHAHMAQLPRPPHELVASVPPVLSAIVMRCLAKVAEERYQSAEGLRHDLAECGECLRRGTLELFVLGKRDIPSRFQLPQRLYGRDTHVATLLQGFERIARGGRPELILVRGYSGIGKSSVVHELHKPVVERRGFFLSGKFDQLQRDVPYATLAQAIQGLVRQLLASTDEEVARWRDRLREALQGNGQVLVELVPRLSLLLGPQPAVPELPPAEARHRFNLVFLRFLGVFATAEHPLVMFLDDLQWADLASLRLLQSLLTAEEAPAALWIGAYRDNEVSPSHPLMMTLGEVRRAKVAVIDLQLAPLSLEQLQHLVGDALPGAGAEVILPLSEQVYEKTGGNPFFLLQLMQALHHDGLLVRTPGGGWRWDVEGVRARGYSDNIVDFMARNLHQLSASTQHLLPLAACVGNSFSLGMLALIAGLEADEVERGLEPALQASLVVRSASEQYRFLHDRIQQAAHALIPEGERQAIHVRIGRLLLERLSAEEVRERLFEIVSQLNTGVVLISGHEERHRLARLNAEAGWKARASSAHGSAAAYLAMAFSLIPGDPWVLDPALAFKVRLDRASSELMSGNLAEARRLLEELCSRTRSRADIAAAYTLRHEVHLIAGEIEASVTCLLEGLTLLGMPMSPHPSWEEAVAAREEVQALLGGRSIESLVELPLMTDADMKQVMGVLGRLFPSAYFTDNNLLVLHVCRMVSLSLRYGNTNESAIGYSSLGILLGTFFKSYQEGYAYGVLARALVDRYDLTQERVRALFNLEMISYWCRPLAESHAHALNAFQHAVQSNDYLFACYIVGHVVWNRQAMGHPLDDVYQDALARMDFMRKTGFVGVVDTTLIVLRYMQTLRGHSPTFGTLDGEGFDEKALEASLSPAHMSSMVCQYWLSKMQARFMCGSYAEAREAGDRAAAFIWSFIGIIPLLDFHLFRALTLVACCEGATEEERRRYLEAAEAHGRQLEEWACHCPETFRALERLVFAELARVRGSLEQALPAYEEALRSARDHGFIHHVALVCELAANFYRKRQAPFIAEAYARQAREAYAQWGAQGKVKQLDALWPSLLSPAVPKSGTTTSSSESREIDALAVVKAQQAISSEIVLERLVSTLIRVATENAGAQRGALLLPRGDKLEVVVDTEDSGGTRAALPWTILSYVRRTHEHVLIGDAAAPHPFSGEPYLEHGGARSVLCLPLMRQESLSGVMYLENRFASGAFTPERILLLGQLASQAAISIENARLYAELQRTEAALRCANDELERRVEERTRELKQAQAQLVDTARAAGMAEVASDVLHNVGNVLTSAVINLDLMRSGVAASRFERAAQLSALLKEHQADLVGFLTRDPRGRLLPDYLRALTEELRQERIQLQTNLNEMGLHLEHIHAIIRVQQDYARTSLILSEWELTQLIEDSLRFQLATLQRHGVSVTREFNDAPRMQVDKHKVLQILINLLSNAKDAMAEVPEGRRHLCVRLTVEGSVARIQVVDSGKGFARELHKQLFALGFTTREEGHGFGLHSSALAAQVMGGRLLLESDGPGKGATATLELPLTRPL, encoded by the coding sequence ATGTTGAACCTTCCAGGCTACACGCTCCGTCGTCCGGTCCGCGCCACCGACTCGAACCTGCTGTTCCAGGCGGTGCGCGAGGCGGATGGTGCGTCGGTCATCATCAAGACGCCCGTGGGCCCCTGTGCTGGCCCGCGCGAGGACGAGCGGTACCGCCGGGAGCACAACATCCTGCGGAGGCTGCTGGGCGTGCGTGGCGTCACCCGGCCCCATGGTTGCGAGCGGGTCAACGGCCGCCCCGTCCTGGTGCTGGAGGAGGTGCAGGGGGTGGCCCTCTCCGAGGCGGTGGGCCAGCCCTTCGAGCTCACCCGCTTCCTCGAGCTGGCCGTCTGCCTGACCTCGACCCTGGCGGAGATTCACCTCCGGGGAGTCATCCACAAGGACATCAAGCCCTCCAACATCATCGTCATGCCCTCGGGCGAGCCGCGCATCATCGACTTTGGCGCCGCCACCCTCCAGCGCACCGAGCATGTGGACGCGGCGCCGACCCACCTGATCGAGGGAACGCTGGCCTACATGTCCCCGGAGCAGACGGGGCGCATGAACCGCGTGGTGGACTACCGCACCGACTTCTACTCGCTGGGCGTGACGTTCTACGAGTTGCTCACGGGTGTCCGGCCCTTCCAGGGGCGTGACGCGCTCGAGTGGTTCCATGCGCACATGGCCCAGCTGCCGAGGCCTCCGCACGAACTCGTCGCCAGCGTCCCACCCGTGCTGTCCGCGATCGTGATGCGGTGTCTGGCCAAGGTCGCCGAGGAGCGCTACCAGAGCGCCGAGGGGCTGCGGCACGACCTCGCGGAGTGCGGGGAGTGCCTGCGCCGGGGCACCCTCGAGCTCTTCGTGCTGGGCAAGCGGGACATCCCCAGCCGCTTCCAGCTCCCCCAGCGGCTCTACGGGCGAGACACCCACGTCGCCACCCTGCTCCAGGGCTTCGAGCGAATCGCGCGCGGAGGCCGGCCCGAGCTCATCCTGGTCCGCGGCTACTCCGGCATCGGCAAGTCGTCGGTGGTCCACGAGCTGCACAAGCCCGTGGTTGAGCGGCGCGGGTTTTTCCTGAGCGGCAAGTTCGATCAGCTCCAGCGGGATGTTCCCTACGCCACCCTGGCCCAGGCCATCCAGGGGTTGGTGCGCCAGTTGCTGGCGAGCACCGACGAGGAGGTGGCCCGGTGGCGTGATCGCCTGCGGGAGGCCCTCCAGGGCAACGGCCAGGTCCTCGTGGAGCTGGTTCCACGGCTCTCGCTCCTGCTGGGCCCGCAGCCGGCGGTCCCGGAGCTTCCGCCCGCCGAGGCACGGCACCGCTTCAACCTGGTGTTCCTCCGCTTCCTCGGCGTCTTCGCCACCGCCGAGCACCCGCTCGTCATGTTCCTGGATGACTTGCAGTGGGCGGACCTGGCCAGCCTCCGGCTCCTCCAGTCCCTGCTCACCGCGGAGGAGGCGCCAGCGGCGCTGTGGATCGGGGCCTACCGGGACAACGAGGTCAGCCCCTCCCACCCGCTGATGATGACGCTCGGGGAGGTGCGCAGGGCGAAGGTCGCGGTGATCGACCTCCAGCTCGCGCCGCTGAGCCTGGAGCAACTCCAGCACCTCGTGGGCGATGCGCTCCCGGGCGCGGGGGCGGAGGTCATCCTGCCCCTGTCGGAACAGGTGTACGAGAAGACCGGCGGCAACCCGTTCTTCCTCCTGCAGTTGATGCAGGCGTTGCACCACGATGGCCTCCTCGTCCGCACGCCCGGAGGGGGCTGGCGCTGGGATGTCGAGGGCGTGCGGGCCCGCGGGTACTCCGACAACATCGTCGACTTCATGGCGCGCAACCTGCACCAGCTTTCCGCGAGCACCCAGCACCTGCTCCCCCTGGCGGCGTGCGTGGGCAACAGCTTCTCACTCGGGATGCTGGCCCTCATCGCCGGCCTGGAGGCGGACGAGGTGGAGCGGGGCCTCGAGCCGGCGCTCCAGGCGAGCCTGGTGGTGCGCAGCGCCTCGGAGCAGTACCGGTTCCTGCATGATCGCATCCAGCAGGCGGCGCATGCCCTCATCCCCGAAGGCGAGCGCCAGGCGATCCACGTGCGCATCGGGCGCCTGCTGCTGGAGCGCCTGTCCGCCGAGGAGGTGCGCGAGAGGCTTTTCGAGATCGTGAGCCAGCTCAACACCGGGGTGGTGCTCATCAGCGGCCACGAGGAGCGCCATCGTCTCGCGCGCCTCAACGCCGAGGCGGGCTGGAAGGCCCGGGCCTCCAGCGCGCACGGCTCGGCCGCCGCCTATCTCGCGATGGCCTTCTCGCTCATCCCGGGCGATCCCTGGGTGCTGGACCCCGCGCTGGCCTTCAAGGTGCGGCTGGATCGGGCGAGCAGCGAGCTCATGAGCGGCAATCTCGCCGAGGCCCGCCGCCTGCTGGAGGAGCTGTGCTCGCGGACACGGAGCCGGGCGGACATCGCCGCCGCCTACACCTTGAGGCATGAGGTGCACCTCATCGCCGGCGAGATCGAGGCCTCCGTCACCTGCCTCCTGGAGGGACTGACCCTGCTGGGCATGCCGATGTCTCCGCATCCCTCCTGGGAGGAGGCCGTGGCCGCCCGGGAGGAGGTCCAGGCCCTGCTGGGTGGCCGTTCCATCGAGAGCCTCGTCGAGCTGCCGCTGATGACGGACGCGGACATGAAGCAGGTGATGGGCGTCCTGGGCCGCCTGTTCCCCTCCGCCTACTTCACCGACAACAACCTGCTCGTCCTCCATGTCTGCCGGATGGTCTCCCTGAGCCTGCGCTACGGCAACACCAACGAGTCGGCGATCGGCTACAGCTCGCTCGGCATCCTGCTCGGGACGTTCTTCAAGAGCTATCAGGAGGGCTACGCCTATGGCGTGCTCGCCCGCGCGCTCGTCGATCGATACGACCTGACCCAGGAGCGGGTCCGAGCGCTCTTCAACCTGGAGATGATCAGCTACTGGTGCCGGCCCCTGGCCGAGTCGCACGCGCACGCGCTGAATGCCTTCCAGCACGCGGTCCAGAGCAACGACTACCTGTTCGCCTGTTACATCGTCGGCCATGTCGTCTGGAACCGGCAGGCCATGGGGCACCCCCTGGATGACGTCTACCAGGACGCGCTCGCCCGGATGGACTTCATGCGCAAGACGGGCTTCGTGGGGGTGGTGGATACCACCCTCATCGTCCTGCGCTACATGCAGACACTGCGGGGCCACTCGCCCACGTTCGGCACGCTGGATGGGGAGGGGTTCGACGAGAAGGCCCTCGAGGCCTCGTTGTCGCCGGCCCACATGAGCAGCATGGTGTGCCAGTACTGGCTCTCCAAGATGCAGGCGCGATTCATGTGCGGCTCCTACGCGGAGGCCCGCGAGGCGGGGGACAGGGCGGCGGCGTTCATCTGGTCCTTCATCGGCATCATCCCGCTCCTGGACTTCCACCTCTTCCGCGCCCTCACCCTGGTCGCGTGCTGCGAGGGCGCGACGGAGGAGGAGCGGCGGCGCTACCTCGAGGCCGCCGAGGCGCATGGGCGACAGCTCGAGGAGTGGGCATGTCACTGCCCCGAGACCTTCCGCGCGCTCGAGCGGCTGGTCTTCGCGGAACTGGCCCGCGTCCGGGGCAGCCTGGAGCAGGCGCTCCCCGCGTACGAGGAGGCCCTTCGCTCGGCGCGCGACCACGGCTTCATCCACCACGTGGCCTTGGTGTGCGAGCTGGCGGCGAACTTCTACCGCAAGCGGCAGGCCCCTTTCATCGCGGAGGCCTACGCGCGCCAGGCCCGGGAGGCATACGCGCAGTGGGGCGCCCAGGGCAAGGTCAAGCAGTTGGACGCCCTGTGGCCGTCCCTGCTGAGCCCGGCGGTACCCAAGAGTGGCACCACCACCTCCTCCTCGGAGTCCCGGGAGATCGACGCGCTCGCCGTGGTCAAGGCTCAGCAGGCCATCTCCAGCGAGATCGTCCTCGAGCGGCTGGTGTCCACGCTCATTCGGGTCGCCACCGAGAACGCGGGGGCCCAGCGGGGAGCCCTGCTGCTGCCGCGCGGTGACAAGCTCGAGGTCGTGGTCGACACGGAGGACTCGGGCGGCACGCGGGCCGCTCTGCCCTGGACGATCCTCTCCTACGTCCGGCGCACGCACGAGCATGTGCTCATTGGCGACGCGGCGGCGCCTCACCCGTTCTCGGGCGAGCCCTACCTCGAGCACGGTGGAGCCAGGTCCGTGCTCTGCCTGCCGCTGATGCGCCAGGAGTCGCTGTCGGGGGTGATGTACCTGGAGAACCGGTTCGCCTCCGGGGCGTTCACGCCGGAGCGCATCCTGTTGCTGGGGCAGCTCGCCTCGCAGGCCGCCATCTCCATCGAGAACGCCCGGCTGTACGCCGAGCTTCAGCGCACCGAGGCCGCCCTGCGCTGCGCCAACGACGAGCTGGAGCGGCGGGTGGAGGAGCGCACGCGCGAACTCAAGCAGGCCCAGGCCCAGCTGGTGGACACGGCCCGTGCGGCGGGCATGGCCGAGGTCGCCTCGGACGTGCTGCACAACGTGGGCAACGTGCTCACCAGCGCCGTCATCAACCTGGATCTGATGCGCTCCGGGGTCGCGGCCTCGCGCTTCGAGCGGGCGGCTCAACTCTCCGCCCTGCTCAAGGAGCACCAGGCGGACCTGGTGGGCTTCCTGACGCGCGACCCGAGGGGCCGCCTCCTGCCGGACTACCTGCGGGCACTCACCGAGGAGCTCCGTCAGGAGCGGATCCAACTCCAGACGAACCTGAACGAGATGGGTCTGCATCTCGAGCACATCCACGCCATCATCCGGGTGCAGCAGGACTACGCCAGGACGTCACTCATCCTCAGTGAGTGGGAGCTCACCCAGCTCATCGAGGACAGCCTGCGCTTCCAGCTGGCCACGCTGCAGCGTCACGGTGTTTCCGTGACGCGCGAGTTCAACGACGCCCCCAGGATGCAGGTGGACAAGCACAAGGTGCTGCAGATCCTCATCAACCTCCTGAGCAACGCCAAGGACGCCATGGCCGAGGTCCCCGAGGGGCGACGTCACCTGTGCGTGCGGCTCACGGTTGAGGGGAGCGTGGCCCGGATTCAGGTGGTGGACAGCGGCAAGGGCTTCGCGCGGGAACTCCACAAGCAACTCTTCGCGCTCGGCTTCACCACCCGCGAGGAGGGGCATGGCTTTGGCCTGCACTCGAGCGCGCTGGCGGCGCAGGTGATGGGGGGCCGTCTGCTGCTGGAGAGCGATGGCCCCGGCAAGGGCGCCACGGCCACGCTCGAGCTCCCACTCACGCGGCCTCTCTGA